A window of Macrotis lagotis isolate mMagLag1 chromosome 1, bilby.v1.9.chrom.fasta, whole genome shotgun sequence genomic DNA:
CGGGGTTGGGGTCAACTAGTAGGGGTTGGGAGGGGCTTGCAAGCTGAACCACTCTCTACCTCTAACTCAGAAACTGCTCCTGTCCATGGGGAAATTCTTTCCCAGATCCCACCTGAATCCCTCAGGTagcttctgctcatttctctgaggggaagggaaaaaagaccaATGTCCCCTGGACACATAGAAACAATCTCCTCCCTTGGCTCCTATTCCCTTCTCATGCCATCTCCTGGATCTCAGACCATGCACCCTTACCCACCTTTCACCATAGGCCATATCCTAGTGGGCTCTACTCCTTCATCTGGGCTCCCAATGCTTCCCTTAGGCCCCCATCCCTGATCTCCAGCTCCTCCCCTTGACAAGCTGTCTCTCATCTGAAATCATCACCCTCCCCAGGTGAAACGTGTCCTCCGGAGGCATGAAATCCGACCCCACTGGATGTTTGCCCTGGATGGGCTGATGAGCCGGGCAGTACGGGCAGCCCTGACTGTGCTGGGGACAGGTTAGGCCTCAGCTGGAGCTTATGGCATAGGGTGGTCACCATGGTCAGTGATAAAGGAGATAttgagggaggggaaaaaggtGCATCTTCTGACCCAGAGCTCATAGCAGAGGCCAGGCCAGGTCAGACTGGCACTGTTCTCCTGCTTAAGTCAAATATAAGTTGTGCTAGCTCCTGCCCATCTTTTGTACTTTCAGAGCTAAAGAAGCCGGCCACAGGAGGGAGCCACAGGGGGGAGCCTGAGGATGGAAGCGAAGAAGACGAGCAGGAACCTGGGCAAAGGTGTGTACCACCCAGGAGGAGTCACCCAAGGGCACCTGAAGAAGATTCCTTACCTCTGCTGGCACAGCTAAGCCTTCTAAGGACAGAGACAGGCAGGTGAGCACACCAGTGGATATTGTTCACCCCTCCTTTAATTCAGTATATGAGCATAGAATGATCAATCCCCTCACTATCACCCCTTGTCTTTCAGACTGCTTGGGCTGCTGGCAGAGAAGGAGAAGCAATGCCAAGCATTAGCCCTCAGGGCACTGCAGCATACAGAGAAGACTTCAGCTCTGACCTTAGGCTCTGGGCCTGCAGGTAACTGAGGGCACCAGTGGGACTGGTGGCTAGGGAGTTGGGACTTGTCCCTCAAATGGGCTGTGGCACATCCCTCCCTGGCGAGATGGTCAGCTAAATAACCAAAAATAACTCAAGTCTCCATGAGACTTGAAGGCCAGGCTCCTCTCTAAGATGCTTTCCATTTTTAGTGGAAAGCATTGTATCTTTGAGCCCAGGAGCAGGGAAGGAGGGTGACAGAAAGGGAGATGCCAGGCTCCTGGGGCCCATCAGGCTATTTCTTTCTCATAGATATCCTGCCAGTCTCCCCGGGGGACCCTGAGCTGGCCCAGTGGCTGCAGCAGCTGAATGTAGACTCAGACACCATCCAGACAGTGagtagtggggggaggggggagatcaGGAGGGGAAAATGCCTCCTCAGTGCTCTGATGGCCCTTCTCTGGGGGGCAAAAAAGAGCCCTCTCTGggcccctcttcctttctctagggCTGtcacagcctttttttttttgatatgaaGGGACCATTCTAGCGTAAGTGGGAAAGAGACTTTGGCTCTCTTCTTCACAGGAGAAGTAACAAGTCCAAggccatagctagtaagtggcaggcTCTCGAACCCCAAGCCCAGGGGGAACTTGTTCTATCCTCCAGTTGAAACTCTACTGATTCTTCCTTTTTGAGAAGAAAACCAAAGTCCAGAAAGAGTACCCTGACCCAAGGTCAGCCAGAGAGGGAACCAGGGACAGATTAGGGTTTCAAGCCAGAGAGCAGGGCATTTCTTGTCATTCTGGTGCTTCCTTTTGGGGCCTCTTTCTCTAAAGCAACTAGGTAGCAGAGGAGATAGAGTGCAGGGCTTGGCCTGTgaaaaaccagagttcaaatcagccttCTGACATCtccttatctgtgtgaccttggtcaagtcacttaacctctctgggcctcaaggtcagggtagttgtgagggtgaccttaaaatgctatgtaagtGCTAGCTACTGTTCTCTTCTCTGGGACCCTAGCTCCTGAGTCATGGCTTCACCTTTCACAAGCTCATCACCTGTGCCAGTCGAGATGACCTTGTCTACACTCGGATCAGGTATCTTCCTTGATTTACTCAGGCACAGATTCAATGGGCAACCCCATCCCCTCTCTGGCTCCAGCTTCCCTAGGCCCCCTGACACTGGCCAGCCAGGCCTTCCTGCCCGAGATGGGAAAGTGACCAGGCCATACTTACTGAACCTGCCCATCTCTCCAAAGAGGCGGAATGGTGTGCCGAATCTGGAGAGCCATCCTGGCCCAGAGGGCAGTGCCGGTGCCCTAGACCCCATCTCCCAAAAGACTCAGATGCAATGGGCACAAGGACAGACCCATGAACATCATGGCAGCAAGCAGCCACTCCTGCAGGGGCCCAGGAGGCAGCACAGCTCCTCGGTGGCCAGAGGCTCCCTTCTTTCACAGAGAGTGAAGGGAACAAACAGGGTGAATGGCCCTAGGAGCTGGCCTGCCCAGGAGAGGGCTTGGCCAAGGGCAGTGGCCAGGCCAGAATCATTAAAGAGGATACTTTGGTATGTATGTGTCTGTCATTACTGTGGGGCCTGAGAGAAGATGGGGGTTCCCTGGGACTTCTCCCTTTGGGTCTCAATCGATATTTTCCCATCATTCATCTGTCTTCCAGCctgtccatttttctttttggatctgtGTTGCATAATGAATCTAAAATGTATTGATAAAGCCCTCACTAAGGGCAGAGCACTGGGGAGTGGGAGAAACAAAGAagagcccctgccctcaaggaccttatattagaaaaatgagacaatGGTAGAAAGATGTATGAAGGGACGTTGACCCCATCCCCCAACACtggcagacagagagacacacttAGCTAGAAACAGACCCAGAGGACAGAAGCGGGAGAAGGGACTTGAGACTCAGGGCCGAAGATAATGGGCAACCAACAGCCTTAAGTggctcttttcctctcccctgcTGCCATAGTCCAAAGGTGCAGGGAGGCAGAACCCTTTTACCATACCCTAGGACTGTGGGTGGGTGAGAGAATCTGACCCCCCCCAATCTTTCAGGTCCCCAAGCAGTCCTCAGGGGCTTTTAGGCTGTGGTAGTGACTTTATTGTCCCTGCCCAATTCTCCTTCTGCCCCAGCACCTGGCAGGGACTAGTACAGCTATGTCCTGGGTACAAGGTTGGTCCTGAGGGGCAGGAGCCCATCCACCCACTCACAGGGCTGGGTCAACAGCATCTGCCACAGGTGCTTCTCTTCTGGAGTAGAGTCCATCCATGGCACCTGAAGCCCATAGCTGCTTCCTGATGGTAGAAGGTACTATCTCAAGGATGGGCACTGCCCTACCCAGCAATCAAGATGCTCAATCAAGTCAAAATGCATTAAGCACCTTTGTTGTATGGGGGGATTAGCTGACATCATTTCATACCCTCTGTTCCCTACACACCCTCTACCACCTGAGTGACACTTGGGTCTGAGaagcattttgtttgttttttgcaagggttaagtgtcttgcccaaggtcacacagctaagtcgtTATAGTCTgaattgcatttgaactcaggtcctcctgactccaggactggtgctctatccactgtgccacttagctgccctgaggATCATTTTCAATCTACAAGCACCCACCTCCCTTCCATCACCCTGAGTCACCCTGTCCaagtcttccctttccttctccccagtCACCCCCTCCCTGACTCTCTCCTAGTCCTGCCTCTTTACCTGCCCAGATTTTACTTTGCATGCCCCTGCCCTGCTCACCGGTGCCCAGGCTGAGACGAATGCCCCCTAGCAGGCGACTGCCCAGGGTGCCATGGTCCCAAAGGGACAGCTCAGCACAGGCCTGCTGCAAGTCCTCTGACTCAAAGCCATCATAGACCATAGTGTGGTTGAAGACCGGGTTCAGGCTGCGGCGGATGACCCTTGTCCTCTGACGGCTGGCTCGACTGTCATCAGGCAGCACGGAGCTGGGGGCACAGGTTGGGGGAGTGGGCATAGGCTGGGCAGCTGTGGCTGGTGAGGGTAGGGAGGAGATGCGTGGGAAGGAGGGGAAGCGGCAGGATGGTGAGTGGGGACGGGGGACGGGGACTCTCACCACTGAACATAGCAGTCCAGGGGGCCTGCTCGGAAGGGGACCAGGTTCTGAGCATCCTTCACCCAAAAGTGCAGCTCTCCACTGGCAGGGAGCCCGGCGCCTGCAGCCCCACCGAGAAGGGAGCAGAGCTCTGGTTACCGACCTCTGCCCCTCGCCCCCCCCTTGtgcttcctccccacccccaggtcCTGAGGAAGGGTCCCATCGGGTTACGCCTCCAGGTCCTTCAGGGACGGACCGCGGCGAGGACTCCCTCACCTTCTGCGCCAGCTGGGATGAACTTGAGGGCCAAAGACAGCTGCCCCCGGCTCGGGAGCCCGTCCGGGGAAGGCGGGGCCTGCGGGGAAGGGAGGAGCCAGCAAGGGTGGCACCTGAGAGAAGGAAGCTTCAGGGGGTGGGGCCTGAGGGGGGCGACCACCTGGGTCGGGGCCTGAGAGGAGAGGGCTGGAGAATTGGagtccgggggggggggggctacgaTGCATGGCGGCGGGGACTGACAGACAAGCCATGGGAGGGGACTTCTCGGGAGGGGGCTCTGGGGAGGGTCGTGCCTAAGAGACCTTTGGAGGTTGGGGGGGATTGAGGCTCGGGAGGGGGCGATGTCTGGGAGGCTGGAGCTTGGGGTGAGTGAGGGGTGCGAGACGAGCGACCCCAAAAGTCTGGACTGAAATTGTGGTGAGGGGCGGCTGAGGAGTCTGGGGGCCGGGGCCGGATCGGGGAGCGCCTGGGAGTGGGAGCCGAGAGCTGGAGCGTGGGGGGCCTGCGAGGAGGCGGCatcggggggcgggggcggggcggggtcCCAGAgcacttggggggggggctggcctGAGAGGAAGGCGGCACGGCCCCACTGGGCTGGCGGGGGGTCTGGGGCCTCCTTACCCGGGGCTGCAGGGGCAGCCAGGCGGACTCGGAAGCCCAGTCCCACGTGCCCAAGGGCACCTCGACCTCGCCCAGGAAGAGGTTGCGGCCGAGGCTCTCGTGGTGCCACACGGAGAGGTGGAGCACGCGGCCGCCCAGCTCCGAGGGCGGCACCGAGTACTGGGGGCGGAGAGCCGGGTCAGGGGGCGGGAGGTGCCACCCCGCTGCTGCCGCagccccgcccggccccgcccctcccccgccagGCCCCGCCCAGGTCAGCCCCCAGGACCGCCCCGCTCCTCCcggccggccccgcccctcccaccgccccggccccgcccagGTCCGCCCCGCCCTGCCCCGCCCAGGTCCGCCCCCAGGTCCGCCCCCAGGTCCGCCCCCAGGTCCGCCCCGCCCCTCCcaccgccccggccccgcccagGTCCGCCCCCAGGtccgccccgcccggccccgccccctcccaccgccccggccccgccccggccccgcccaggtccgccccgcccggccccgcccctcccaccgccccggccccgcccaggcccgccccgcccggccccgcccctcccaCCGCCCCGCCTCACCCGCAGGACCTCGTTGAACACCGGGTTCAGGTTGCGCTTCTTCACCGCGGTCTTGCGCTTGCTCTGCGGGGACTTGTCGGGGAGGAGGTAGCTCTTCACGTAGCTGCGGGGGGCGCGGGCGGGTGAGGGCGCAGGCGGGGCCGGCGaggcccgccccggcccgccctcGGCCGCCCCTCACTCACGGGTCGGAGCGGCGTTTCCGGGCCGGGGCCAGCCCCTGGCACTGGATCACCTGCACCCGCAGCTCCCCGGGGCCCGGCTGGTAGAGCAGCGAGAACTGGATGGAGCCGCGCACGGGCACCGCGCCCGCCTCGCCCTCGCTGTGCAGGCTCAGCTGGCTGCCGCTCAGCTGCGGGCACGGCGGGGCGGTCAGGGCCGGCGCCGGGGCCCGAGGCGCTGGGGCAAGGGGCACGGGGCGGGGGGGACCGGGGGCACAACCCTCGGGGACGCGcacggggcggggccggggggacTCCCCTGGGGTCGCCCCCCCAGGACCCCGCCCCTCACCGTGGAGGAACTGAGGCTGGACACCGAGGAGCCGCTGCTCATGCGGTAGAAGGGGGGGGCCGGGCCCCGCCCCGGGGAACTGGAGCGCTCCTCCTCCCCGTTCTCCAGGCTCCGCAGACCCCGCTGGTCCTGAGGAAGAGGGGGGGCACTGAGCACCGCCCGGACCCCCTTGGGCTGCTGAGTCCTCCGAAGAAGCCCCCTCCTCGCGTGGCTCCCTGGCCCCTGActtgggggggggcaggtagCTCGGACTTCCCTCCCTGGGGCCCCCGAGAGCCCCCGAGCCCTGAGGAAAGGCCGGGCAGGGAGTGGGGTGAAGGGTGCTCCAGGCCGTGGCCTCCGCGCCGCATTTTGGGAGCAGCCTGCTGGCCTACCTGGACTTGGGCAGGGCTGGGCTccaccttctccttctcctcctttccctgccATTCGGGCTCCGACTCGGGCTCCGGCCCcagctccggctccggctccggttCCTGGACCTCTCTGGCCCTAGCCTCCGCCTCCGCcgcctccttttcctctttctcctcctcctcctcctcctcttccttccagcTCTCTACGCCGGGGCTGGGGTCGGCACCTGGAGCCACAAGGAACAGTGTGGGCTGTGGAACGctgccccctcccctctcccttcaaACCAACTCAAGTTACCACCCCAGCCTGGACACTTCCAAAGCCGGGGGAGAGTccgaccccccccaaaaaaacaaacagaaacctTGGGCAAAGTTTGAGCCTGTGCGGCCAGGGCGGACCATCGTCTGGGGGTCGCATCTGGCATCCCTAGCGCTTAGCACACAGCAGGCCCttcataaatgattgttgactgaccAGCTCTCAGCGCATACATGTGTGCACACAGTGAATGATCCCAGGGATATTATGCACATTTCTAGCAATCTCAAGTTGGGAAAGGATTTCATAGCTGTGTTCTCTCTGTATTCTagggtctctgacacttaatcaCTTAACATTTATTGGGCTCCATCTAAGTACAGAACATCCTGCTGGGAAGAGATACAAAGTTCAGATAGGATTTGGTCCACAACCCTCAATTTGCACCCTATCAAGGAGATAAGAGACCGAGGCAGATAGCTGAACTACACAATACCAAGTGATAAAGGCTTAGAACTAAGAGGCACCAGGGTATAGTATTGAAGCTCCAGATAGGAAGGTGTGGACCCTTGGGGGCAGGAGATGTTTAtctcatagaattttaaaacaggaaggaactttagaacataaaatgtcagaactAGGGAGAGACCTTAGAAGACTGAACATCAGAGCCAGAAACTCTTAGAgcatagaacacagaatgtccCAAACTCAAAGCTGGAAGGAAGGTGTTAAAAACATTACATAATATTGTTAGACACATAGGTTGtcaatttaaggtttgcaaagcactttacattatCTCCTGAGTTTCACAATAATCCTCTCAAGTACTAACACAGCATCTTGTCTGATTCACAGATAGGAAACCAACTGAGAGAGGCTGTGACAAATCCAAGGACATGAGGGGAagccagagtcaagaagacctgagttcaaatgtgaccacagcCCCTACCTGTGTGaaatactacctgtgtgaccctgaacaagtcatctgacctctgcctccatttcctcaaatgtaaaatggggacaataaacacctacctcccagggttgtcatgaaaattatataagataatatttgtaaagcatctgACATATAAACAatgaaatgcttatttccttccttctatggTCATACACTCCCATCTGATAGAGGCATGATTTGGGTCCACACCTTCCTATCTGGAGCTTCAATACTATACCCTGGTGCCTCTTAGTTCTAAGCCTTTATCACTTGGTATTGTGTAGTTCAGCTATCTGCCTGGGTCTCTTATCTCCTTGATAGGGTGCAAATTGAGGGCTGAGGACAAAATTCTGTCTGTATAGGTACTTTGTATCTCTTCCCAGCAGGATGTTCTGTACTTAGATGGAGCCCAATAAATGTTAACTGATTAACTGTCAGAGATCCTAGAATATAGAAAGTTAGAATACAGGCTGGCCTATCTGGAATTTAGAACAACAGTAACAATAAAAGAGCTGGGGAAAGCCTTGATTCATCTAGTCCAGGTATTCTTAACTTGAGGTCCACAGAT
This region includes:
- the SYTL1 gene encoding synaptotagmin-like protein 1 isoform X4, which translates into the protein MPAPSGTVMPAWALTLFEPPFAGRRGPRAPAPAPTEEEPDSQVQAGADPSPGVESWKEEEEEEEEKEEKEAAEAEARAREVQEPEPEPELGPEPESEPEWQGKEEKEKVEPSPAQVQDQRGLRSLENGEEERSSSPGRGPAPPFYRMSSGSSVSSLSSSTLSGSQLSLHSEGEAGAVPVRGSIQFSLLYQPGPGELRVQVIQCQGLAPARKRRSDPYVKSYLLPDKSPQSKRKTAVKKRNLNPVFNEVLRYSVPPSELGGRVLHLSVWHHESLGRNLFLGEVEVPLGTWDWASESAWLPLQPRAPPSPDGLPSRGQLSLALKFIPAGAEGAGLPASGELHFWVKDAQNLVPFRAGPLDCYVQCSVLPDDSRASRQRTRVIRRSLNPVFNHTMVYDGFESEDLQQACAELSLWDHGTLGSRLLGGIRLSLGTGSSYGLQVPWMDSTPEEKHLWQMLLTQPCEWVDGLLPLRTNLVPRT
- the SYTL1 gene encoding synaptotagmin-like protein 1 isoform X3, with amino-acid sequence MPAPSGTVMPAWALTLFEPPFAGRRGPRPSSSLSLQAPAPAPTEEEPDSQVQAGADPSPGVESWKEEEEEEEEKEEKEAAEAEARAREVQEPEPEPELGPEPESEPEWQGKEEKEKVEPSPAQVQDQRGLRSLENGEEERSSSPGRGPAPPFYRMSSGSSVSSLSSSTLSGSQLSLHSEGEAGAVPVRGSIQFSLLYQPGPGELRVQVIQCQGLAPARKRRSDPYVKSYLLPDKSPQSKRKTAVKKRNLNPVFNEVLRYSVPPSELGGRVLHLSVWHHESLGRNLFLGEVEVPLGTWDWASESAWLPLQPRAPPSPDGLPSRGQLSLALKFIPAGAEGAGLPASGELHFWVKDAQNLVPFRAGPLDCYVQCSVLPDDSRASRQRTRVIRRSLNPVFNHTMVYDGFESEDLQQACAELSLWDHGTLGSRLLGGIRLSLGTGSSYGLQVPWMDSTPEEKHLWQMLLTQPCEWVDGLLPLRTNLVPRT
- the SYTL1 gene encoding synaptotagmin-like protein 1 isoform X2, producing the protein MAYEVEGDTLLDLSFLTEEEQDAISNVLSRDARLRQLEEGRISKLRASLVDPGQLKTLTGDWFRDARSQRHRHARLGSDLVRASIRRKKRSKGEPELGSEGEPEEEEVDSSLRLSLEVSTPERDSEAQAPAPAPTEEEPDSQVQAGADPSPGVESWKEEEEEEEEKEEKEAAEAEARAREVQEPEPEPELGPEPESEPEWQGKEEKEKVEPSPAQVQDQRGLRSLENGEEERSSSPGRGPAPPFYRMSSGSSVSSLSSSTLSGSQLSLHSEGEAGAVPVRGSIQFSLLYQPGPGELRVQVIQCQGLAPARKRRSDPYVKSYLLPDKSPQSKRKTAVKKRNLNPVFNEVLRYSVPPSELGGRVLHLSVWHHESLGRNLFLGEVEVPLGTWDWASESAWLPLQPRAPPSPDGLPSRGQLSLALKFIPAGAEGAGLPASGELHFWVKDAQNLVPFRAGPLDCYVQCSVLPDDSRASRQRTRVIRRSLNPVFNHTMVYDGFESEDLQQACAELSLWDHGTLGSRLLGGIRLSLGTGSSYGLQVPWMDSTPEEKHLWQMLLTQPCEWVDGLLPLRTNLVPRT
- the SYTL1 gene encoding synaptotagmin-like protein 1 isoform X1, with the protein product MAYEVEGDTLLDLSFLTEEEQDAISNVLSRDARLRQLEEGRISKLRASLVDPGQLKTLTGDWFRDARSQRHRHARLGSDLVRASIRRKKRSKGEPELGSEGEPEEEEVDSSLRLSLEVSTPERDSEAQPSSSLSLQAPAPAPTEEEPDSQVQAGADPSPGVESWKEEEEEEEEKEEKEAAEAEARAREVQEPEPEPELGPEPESEPEWQGKEEKEKVEPSPAQVQDQRGLRSLENGEEERSSSPGRGPAPPFYRMSSGSSVSSLSSSTLSGSQLSLHSEGEAGAVPVRGSIQFSLLYQPGPGELRVQVIQCQGLAPARKRRSDPYVKSYLLPDKSPQSKRKTAVKKRNLNPVFNEVLRYSVPPSELGGRVLHLSVWHHESLGRNLFLGEVEVPLGTWDWASESAWLPLQPRAPPSPDGLPSRGQLSLALKFIPAGAEGAGLPASGELHFWVKDAQNLVPFRAGPLDCYVQCSVLPDDSRASRQRTRVIRRSLNPVFNHTMVYDGFESEDLQQACAELSLWDHGTLGSRLLGGIRLSLGTGSSYGLQVPWMDSTPEEKHLWQMLLTQPCEWVDGLLPLRTNLVPRT